The region ACAAGATGCGTAGTATCGTATAAGCGCCTGATGGTACAGAAAAGAAGGCAGTACTTTTGCTGTGCCTTGTGGCAATGCCATCTGTATGTGTAGCAGCGTACCTTGTCGCCAACATCAGAAAATTTCATGCATGAGTCATCAAAGAGAAAGGGACACCAGTGAAGATTGAAGCATGTGTGGCAACAGCAAAGTCAAATCAAGGACATAAGCACATTGGTTCAGTCCTTCTGTGTTAATGTTAGTGCAGGAAACCATTGAGCCCGAAAAGCTGAACCATACAGGCTTGTGCAAGAGCGAGGTGGTTAGATACAGTAAGCAGGCCATGTTTTGTACTGGCAGTTTGTCACTGACTTCATTTGCTGTGCCTGTATCATGCTTGATTGGCAGTGCTGCGTGTACTGGTCACGAGTTTGTGGCCAGTGCTATTGTATTGTTATTTTACCATGCGTCGCAGGAAGTTGGCACTTTCATTTGCTGTTTTTGTTACATAAGTATTTACTTGCCTGCCTCAGAGGCCCATCTAAGCGGTACATCATGAGCTTTGCTTATGCAGCATCCAATTCTGTGTTGGATAACTGGCATGCTGGCAGAGTCAGTCATAACAGTGTCACTTAACACTGAACATTAGGTTATGAATGAAGACAGCACAACCATCAGAATCTGCATGCACATgtagcagcagctgctgctgttgaGCAGACGCTCTAGACGCTGCTGAAAATTACGTTTTGCCACTGTGTGACAATGAACAGCATAGATGCACATTGTCTAGACAATGTGCAAAGCTTAGACAATATGCCAGGAGTGATCAACCTTTAttatcctttctttttctttaatatgAGTAGGTAGAGAAGTTGTCACCTGTAATGGCTACACTTTTACACTCGGTTAACCCTTTAATCCCCAATCCCAGGTTGTACTCGTCATGGGAGGTTGTACCAATATCTACAGTGACGAGTCACACTCAGCCCGATGTGCTGTTCCCACTGCCAAAGACGAGTTACGGTCGGCATTGAGGGAGAGCTGCCCTCATGAgcagcctttccttttttttttttttactttgagaGAAACATTTTTTCGTTAATTCTAACCAGAGACCAATCAAGTAATAGATTTTCAGAATCAGAAGGACAAAAAAAATTATGACTATATAAAGAAATATGGAAATTTTGGTATGTTTTTCCAGAATTAATGTGGGGGTTAAAGGGTTAATATAGggcaaaataaataataaattctgCATTTAGGGAATACTTAATAGAACAAAGAACATGTAATGATGCTTAGAGTAAAAAGTCTCTCGGAAAAAGTTCTTGTTGAAACAAAGTCTGCATACGTCTTGGGTATGCAAGTTTCAGATGCAGGTATGAGGCTCAATTGCAGGATATCGTGGAGTCGGCATTCATCACAAATGCCAGCGTCTTCAAAAAACTGCTAAAGTGCTTTCCTTTCTTTGTGATGCAGGACTTTCTTGGGTGGCTAGTTAAGCATGTATTGGCACGTAGTCTTTGATACAACAAACATATGCAGATGAATTAGTTGGTTAGAATAACTGCACTTGACTGGTAAAAAGACACTACTCAGTGTGCCAAACTCCTTTGATTTCATTCACCTTACTGGTAGCATGGTGTGACTAACACACACAAGTAAAATGTTTGTACAGATGACATGGAAGTGTAGTGATCAACAGTTTCTGCCTCATTTTTACCTCTAGTGATTGCTTCATTATCGTCTCGCTTTGACTATATTCAGATGGATTCCTTGTCACTGAAGTTGGTGCCAAAGTGTTCATTGTCAAATGCCTGCAGCACAGCAGTTTGGTGCACACTAGACTTTTCATAGTCAGTTGCAAAAAAACTGAAGCAGGGGAGATGTTTACATAGGCACCACTGTAGACTAAATTGCTCTAGGCCAAAGAAGAAGTAAAAAAGCAATTTGTAAAAATAgcgtgcttttattttatttttttaatttttagtgCCGAATGTGAACGTTCATACAGGGACACTAAAGATAAAAATTCAATCAGTCTGAACTGTTAGGATAGAAATCTTGCAAGGTTTGTTTTAGGCCAAAAGATTACATTGCTGCTGTGACTGCAACTGCTGCACAATGTTTTCTGCTATTAAGATGATGAACACACAACGATTTACATAAGATATTGTGTCATGTTGGTAATCTCAGCGGACCATGCTCTGCTTGGCACTACAGCATAGCAGGGTGGCCACGGACTGGCTCGGGCCAGGTTAAGTGATTTTTGGTGGGGCTGGGCCTGATGCTCTCAGGCctgggccgggctcaggcttgaATGCGCGGGTCCGGCTTGTTCACTGATGAGGCTGTTAGGTTGGACCTTCGAACACATGCAGGCGCTCTGTATAGATCCAAGATATTCTCTGCAAAGCTCAAGTGGCAAGTTAGAAAAACTGCCTCTTAATTACCATAGCAAccaataaaaaaagttgtaattcttttttgtttattattattttttgtttgtagAAGGTGTTCTAATTCTTTTTGTTGCTACAAAAACAAGCTTTGTTCTCACAAAAGAAAAACTTATACTTCAAAACGCTCTTAATACGGTTGCcacttttgcgattgcactatttcATCGCTCTTGATACAATTATTATATTGAAACTGCACCTCATTGACGATTGCTTAAGGTCACAGCAGAACATATAAATGGCTTCCACCGTAACAGTATTTGCAGTGTTCTTCGTGGACCTTAAATTTATACATGAGAATTGCTTTGTCGTAACAGTGGTAGGAATTCGGCTACAATTGCACCAATCTTCTACTTTCGATTAAAGCTGCTTCAGCATGAGTCGCACCACGTAATCTCTAAGGACATGGCAAAAAGGAGTTGTGGGTAACACCAAGGTGGCGGTTGCCACCACCTTATGCACAAAGTGCTGTCGCATCTCCTGCCATTCATAAAGCTAAACGAGCTATACCCTTACAAAAATGTACTGTAATGAGTTTCAATTAGCTGTGTATAGTTCATTTTGACTATGGAAAATCAATTCAATGATAGTTTCTAATGAGTACGCTTGGTAGATATTTAATTGACTAAAATTAAGAAAGTGTCAATTGACTTACACTCGACACGAAAAAGCATCAATTACCTTGCACTCTATCACATCTCATTCACTATAGTTAAGTAAAATCAATTGACTCGCAGCCAATACACATTTAATTGACTATAGTTAAGAGAGCATCAATTCAGCCACACTCAATATACATTTAATTGACCAGTTATTGGACACTCTCAAAACGTGAAAtcaaaaggcatttcattcactAGTTTCTAATCTAAGAGCATTCATTTTAATGAGGTTTTATATTAACAAGATTGTGTGCGGTTGAGTTAGATATTAACAAGATTGTGTGTGGTTGAGTTAGATTACTATGTATAAGCATAGAAGCACGCTGTCGAGATTTATTAATTGCGTAGAACAGAGATGCCACCACTGGCACTACATCGAAGATCGAAACACCATGGCTATTTGAGTCAGTTGAAAGACCTTGAGTGTAGGTAGCGCGAGCAGTGTTTGTATGCGAATGTGTTGTGGCGTATATGTTCTGTGGTGTGTTGTGGTGATTGGTGTGTTTGTATGTAAAAGTGCTATTGTTATCCAGGGCAGACTCATAATGTGCATCTCAAAAGAAAAAAGACACTGCCCAGATTTTTTTTCTAGGGTTTTAGCGGCAATAGGAAAATTACTCCAATGTCGAACATACGGGACATCACTATTTCTCCCTAAATAGGGCGAGTGTCACTTTTTTTTAGAGTTAGGCCTAGCCTGCAAGATTCTTTTGACTGGCTCAACAGGCGTTTAATTGACATAAAAAATAGATTGTCAAATGAAACACACTGGGCAATCTATGAAACTCAGTAAAGAaatcaataaaatttcagtttaTGCACAACATTTTTTGAAGAAAAAGCAGCTTGAACTTGAATTAAAATTCTgtagaattttttgtaagggtaaATTGTCGCTGAGCTTATCCAATTGGAAACGCGCTCACGCATCTTTCCCGTCCGCTATTAGGAGACTGGCTTTGGCTGCTGCCGTGGGCattgtgcacacacacacattaggGTTCTTGTTGAGAAGCTCTGTGCTTACCACACGCGTGATGCATGCACTGGTCCTGGGCGGACAGGACAGTTAACGTCAAGCTAAACCTAGCTGCTGCAAAATGCCAAAAGATTTTCTGTGTCTGTCTCATCTCGCGTACCATCGAAGTCCGACTGCCAGTAACGCCATTGCCAACATTCTACATGTGATAGCATAGTGACAAAACAGATATTTACGAGGCTAATGTTCAAGCTGCATAGCGGCAGTATTCTCACGTACTGCATCACGCCATGCCGCCTCCGTGCATTCTTCGAACACCAAACTTCCTTATTGTTGTTAATGCTTTGTCTTCAGGCGAAACTGTCACTGATTTTACAGGGGTGAATAATTCTTGGGGTTTTCAACGTGAGGTGTGCAGGAGAGTTTTAAATAAAATACCTTGGCAGAAATTTTCAACTCGGTATTTGCTCCTGCCGGTCTTTTCATGTTAGCTGCGCGTGTGCATGCTTGGAAAAGGTTTTTAGTTATGTTTTATTCTAACTGGATGGCAGTTTGATTGTAATGTCTTAGAATACACCACCTAAGCAATGACAGTTTTAAGGCATGTATATAACTTGAGTTTCTCCAAATGAGCACTGTATGGGCCGCAAAATTCGGCCCGTACAGTTCTCCACTGAAGCATGCTTTGAAGCAGAGGTCTGCACTGAGAGggttatacccgtgtcacacgggcacccacaAACTCCTTTAGGATAAGGGAGCGCGAAACTTCCTAAGGGAGTTCGACCTCAAGGAAGTTGTGGCCGTGTCACACGGCCAATAACAAGTTTTCATAAGAAGCCGTCAGAGGCGCTATCAGCGGCGCTTGATGTTTGTAGAATTACAAAAATGTAACTTCTAATTGCGCTCGTAGCTATTATAATTAACCCTCCTTCCATAAAAAATACGATTTATTATATTTGATGCGAAAAACATACACCTCGATAAAAATCAAAGTGCACTCGCTAAACATAGCAGTGCTGACAGCGACGCTAGCCACCATGTGCTTCTCTGTGTTCCTttgcaacgcctcctaaatagacTTCTTAGGAGGCGTTGTCCTTTGCGGCGTGGCGAGTATGCTGATTTGCACTTgaacgtttatttatttcaacagaaCTGTTTTGAAAAACACTCGACATTATTTTTAATGTAAACCGTAATTAAATTCTCAGCTTTACAACGACAAGCCTGGGCACGAGAGTACTCCCttcagccgctgagggagatcgCCGATCTCCCTTGACCAAAAGCTCCGTTAAACTCCCTTAGTGGAAGGGTGACCGTGTGACATCGCATGCATCTCCCTCAACATAAAGACGACGGAGTTAAAAGGAGTTTGCGGATGCCCGTCTGACAGGGGTATTAACGCTCCCACAGATAGCGTCAAGAGGGTTGTATGAAAAGGTAGTGCCAGCGAGTTATTCTGTAGGAAAATTAAATAATTTTGGCCAAGCTGCAGTCCTATTTGGGTTGTAATGCAAGTATTTACATTTTTAATTATCAGTTGCCGACTACCTAAAACAAATTGCATAATATAGATCATAGAGCTGGTACTGTACATTCTCACTGGCGATGCCATTTCTGTACTAGGCTTGCACTGCTTTCGTGTTTGTCCCCTCTGGGCACCATTTGATTATATCATTGAGCATTTattttcaccacatttcttaAAGCTTCAGAATCACTAAAAGATTTGAAGCCATGAAACTTAAGGCCTTTGCTTCATTTTCTCAAGATAATAGTTTCTGCTTACAAGAAGGCCTTAAATGGTATTGAAAGAGTAAGTAAGCTCTACCACTCTTGAAGACTCATTATTAACTGTTACTCTTTACCATTCCGTTAAATTGCACCCATTGAACAGTATGTAACATTTTCTTCGATTTCAAGAAAAATTAAATTTTTTGTTCATCGAGTGATGCATCGCTGTTGGACAGATTGCCTGGAAGTATGCCGCTCTGTTTATGTTTATGCAGCAAAATCGTGGCAACTTGCTGCATGTGAGGTAGTGCTTTCAACATGTgtttcaacatttttttaaagtgtGATGTGTTCCTAGCCTTTGGCTCGAACATTATTGCTTTTGTTGTGGCAGCAGTTGTACTGTTTAGCTACAGATGCTTCAATGACGCATGCACTCCTAATATGTGTTCAGCTGGAGGCACGCGTCTCATATGTAAAGAGGGCAGTGAAAATACAGGACTCTGTAAGTATGGTGACAGAACTGTACCCCGTCCCCACCATTTCCCTTCGCATTTTGTCTATGGCCTTGCACAAGTTCTCTCTTCTTCGGATCCGTAACACTGTGCGTTTCTTCTTGGACGCCACTAACTCACCATTCATTTGTTCCTGGTTTTCTTTTCGTGTATTCAGGGATACTTTGGGAAGGGGACCCTGTCACGTTCTGCTCCAAGGTTCAACGCTGACTACAGCGCCGAGGATCCCATCGAGGAGAGGGCGATGAGCTTCCACAGGTAAGAAAATTTCTGAAACTTACTGCAAACAGTGCAAGATCTTGTGTCTTTTTACAGGAAATACTTATGTGCGAAAATCACAAACCAATATTCGTTCACCAGTATGTAAAGTACAGCAGTGAACAAAAAACGTTATGATACTATGGCTCTTTTGAGAAAAATTCATTACATACGTTTCTAAGCTATCAGTtgcattcctttcttttttttttttttagatgatgTCAAACAGAGTGGTAACTGTTGCTGCCAGGGGGATCTGGATGGGAAATATTTTGTTTATTGCCATTGCCATATAGCTTCACATTGTTAATTTCATAATGCTCACTGTTGTCTACATTTGCGACTTTGTGTGCaaatgcatgtgtgtgtgtgttttcctttcATTCTGTTTATTTAGTCCGTTATCATGCATTAAACTTGGAGTAGCATACCAAGCCTCTTGCTCGGCTATTCTCTACAGTTATTATTAAACTTTCCCTCACTACCACGCACATATTTTTGGAGACATACTAGTTGATGCGTACTGTTTCTTTGTGATACATTCGTGGAATATGCAAGTTGTGCGCATGATGGGTATGCTACATGGTGCAAATAACATCGCGGTGCACGTTCAAGAGGCTGTGGTCCGAGCCTAGTGGTCTGGCAAAACACAGTGCAAATTTTCTGAGCAGTTTAGCTCAAAAGAGATCCTAAATGCAAAATGTATCTTTTTGTGCACTACTGCATGTGGGGCAGGATGCCACTGCCTTATGGCGCATGTCTGCACTATGCATTGCATTATGCATTGCATTATGCATCGCATTATGACAGTGCAGTGCATTAATGCACTGCACTGTTGATGGGGCAATGCAGTGTACAAAAATGTTGACGAAAACGCAAAGCAAAGGGAGCAAGCCACACATGCTGTGTGAACTAACCATTCATGCTGCCCATTCATGCAACCATTCTAATGTGTGGGCATGAAATGGTATACAGACAGAGGGTTTGCAAGTTTTGAGTAATAAATACCTTGATGTACTGTGACCTGCGTGTTTTTTTCCTTAACAACATTTAAAAAAAGGATTTACACTTACTGTGGCTTTGGTATTGCTCAGATTTTGCTGCAGCATTGCATTCTTATGGTCACGATTATTCAATATGAAATGTTCGCACGCTTACTTCCCTGGTTTGTCAAGAGAAAAATGTGAAGTTGCCTTCGTCTGAGCTCCATGCCATATGTGGTTTCCCAAACATGGTGGCTATGCCAAGCGTTTCTGTTGCTTGCAGTACGACAAATCGTGGACTGCGAGATCGCTTTTCGTTTACCACCGGGTGGTGCAATCTGTACATCACGATGGACAAAGACAAATTCTAATTTTTTATTTCCTTAGCAAACCTTGTAGTGCTAAGTGATGTTGCTGCAATGTGGCGATTCTGGCTGGTTGGTCGATGCACATGCTGAATTTTGTTTTAAGGGCAACAGCAGAGATAAGTAGGTTAAAAACGAGAAAGTGATAGGAAAAGCACTTCATTCGCGACTGCTTCAAACAAAATTCAGCTCAGTAATACTGTCGAAgttggatatatcgaatctgaaggggatcacaaaaaagttagATATATGGGTATTTCGATATATTCAATTAAAGTTTTATACTAAAATTTtaaaggggattttactgctgttcgttatacacaataattcgttatatgtgagttcgatatatccaggtttgaCCGTATGTTGAACGATAAGGACCATGAAATGCAATCGCTCTGCGAAATTTGAGCAATAGGAAAGGAGCGGTAACAGCAAAATCGTTTCTAAAAGCTTTTAAAGGAAAAAACACATGTGACTGTATTCTGTCACGTGCAAATGGGTGGATTTTCTCAATTGTGGCAGTGAACTGGCTGATTTGTTCGTTTTATTTTTCACAGAAGCAAATAAACACATCTACATTACCATCTTTTTGCCCTAAGATATggggaaagacaaaaaaaaaagtaaactagAGTCCAGTGAAAGCTGGTGTGTAGCTTTGAAGCTAGAATGTTTGCGTACACACAAATACATTGTCAGCCGAGAGCAGGGCAGTGAGGCTTGTTGGAACTGTAACTCCCCTTTCCTCAGTAGGCTTCCCCACAAACGCTAGCCGTAAACATTTATCAACATCAATAGAACCCTCACGTATCATAGCTGCCTTATCAACATCAGTAGAACCCTCATGTATCACGAGGGTTCTACTGATGTTACAGCAGTCTGTAAGTACTTATGCAAGCACTGTGGTGCCTGCGTAGAGGAAATGGACATCATGTCTTTACTAAATTGTAACAATAGCTGCTTTCGCTGTATGCTAGTAAGTGTGGATGTCTCTCACTGAAAAACAGGGAAGCTTCTCGTGAGTGATGTCACAGCTTGTCTTTTCCTTTTGGGAACATGGTCATTAACACCACTGTCGCAGTTACTTGAAATGAAGCTATATTCTATGCTGAAACAGCGACAGATTCTGGCTGTGCACAGAGACAGCCAAGTTCTTTCTTGGGGATCATTAGAGCTGGAATAGTGGCAGGTAAAAACTGAAAGGATGGCTGATAACAGCACGACATTTGCACTTCGCATCCGTGAGCATAAGCTGATGTGAGCAAAAAAGAAATTCGTTGGTAGTGCTCTAAGGAATGTGCCCGTTTCAAACTTACTCGAGTCTATCATTTACAGCTTCTGGAAGTTTGGGAGTGCCCACGCGGATATAGACACGTATGCAGTACATTGTGATGGTTGTAGTGACCAGAAGCACTTTTTCTTGCGTTATAATTGTAGGTTGTTTGAGCAGCAACCTCATTACTTGCACTTAACTGAGTCACGAATCTCTTGCAGGTACCAGCGACACAAGCAGCTTCGAGAGAAGGCGGAAGCAGAAGGAACTCTCGAATCAAACTGTAACCTAGATCCGCCAAAGGTCATCCTGGTCAAACTCCCAGGCACAGAAGAGAAGAAGGAATCGAGCAGCGATGTCACCGTCATCTCGGAAACGGGCCTTCGCAGACCTGTGCCCAGAATCTTGGCTAGAGCGAAGAACTTGAAGCGCAAAGATAGAGAAGATGGCGACGCTGCAGACACCCACGACTGTCCGCGTGAGTCAGAAGACAATGCCAGTGACGGAAAAGTGGGGGATAATGAAGGAAGCGACAATGGCGCTACGAGTGAGAAAATTTGCAGTATCGACGAAGGAAGTGATCAAGAGGCTGCCAATGAGGGAACGGGCAGCGCGGAAGCGGGTAATGAAGATCCAGACATTTTCGAGTGTGACTCTTCGGGTGAACAGATCACCAAGAGTGGAGAAGACTGTGCGGAATTGTCCTCGGTTGAACCgcagaatgacgacgatggcagcaATGACATTATCGAAGTCGACAGCCAGACGGGTACAGAAGTTGTAGGGGAAGATGACAAGTCTACCGCCGCGGACGAGTCTCAAGACAAAAAAGGTAAAAAACAGACACGAGTTACCCTGTTTTCGTCATCGTTTTTGATTTCATGTTTGGGATAAATTTCTGATGGAAGGCTTGTCTGTGTCTGCCACCTGATGGCCATTGAAAAACTGCTGGtgatgtacttgcacacaaagcaGCAACTTTGGTGGTAAATTTCAGCGCCTTTAATGCAAATCAAGTTAAACTGCGAGAGAAAATGGGCAAGAGAAGCTGTACAAATTATAGCTTCAATGTAAAGGGGTTAACTGTCAGCCTTTCTTTCACATTTGTTCTCCTAAGTTCACTTCTGTGTTTGATTTGTGTCACTGCACTCCCATGGCATGTCAATCGAGAGTTTTGCTTGTGCATGTACGTAAATGCTTACGGATTACCTAATACACGGACTGGAGCACCGGGCGTGTTGGCTTGTGACTCTTTGTTCAGCGACAACACTTCAGGAATATTAATGTGTTACAGGAATGTCttcgatacaaaaaaaaaaagtgccacaaGACATTCATGAAGGTTAAGTTAATGCCAGTGGCTTTACACCAGAAGCTAATATATGAACATACCTGGCCATTCATTGCAATAATAGTTCTGTAGGCTCTGATTGAACTCAGCATTACCACAAGATGCCACTACCAGAGCTGGTGCTTGTATCTATGTTGCTGGTCACGACTCTAGTCTAGAATGGGCGAGCTGCCTACTCTGGACTGTGTTAACATAGTACTGCCAGATCACTAAATCTAGTTTTCTCCCAACTCCAATAAACAATGTCCCTAGATTTCCCCAGATTTGCGCAAAATGTGGCTGTTAAGCTTGTCAATATGATTTCTGTAATGTGAAAGTCTTTTTTGTGATATGCAAATAGACTGTAATTTTTATAGTTTAAATTTAATTATAAGCTCGTTTTAAAATATTCAATTAATGAAGTCACGGACTCAAGCTGAAGTGCAAGTGGTTGCAGTGCAAGTGGTTATGCTAAACACACAGCCTCCAGTTTGAAGCCATATTCACATAAGACGTCGACACTTATATACTTAGTTGTTGTCTAAAGTTGTTTGGCAGGTAGACCAGTGTTCCAAGATTACGCGGAATCTTACTCGAATTGTAAGGAAGATGGGTGCCGGACCTTTCTTACAGAATCTAAGTGTCAAAACAGTGCACAACTTCATGACAGCGATGTAAAAGatgtgaataattttttttgaaCGCCGTAAACCGATGTAGCACCACAACACTTacacgtcatttgcagcgaagcacgaaGATATGCGGCTAATTTTTGTCTTTCCTCCAAAGCAAAACTTACCCAAACACATGACCATTGGGATTGAATACAAGGTGGCTCTGTCGGTGGGCGGTTCCCGGTAAATTTTTGTACTATATGCGTGCGTAGTTAGCTGTTTAGTGCCATGACCACATTGTCGTGCTCGGTGCTAGGTATATGTGTCCGTTTACGCCCTGATTTGGCCGTGCTGCTATGTTTGCTGTTCCAGCATTTGTTTGTTTAGCCGGTTGCAGATATATATGTTTCATTCAGAGAGCACAAATGTCGACCGCCCCGCTAGTGGCATGGATAGCAAAATTGTAGTAGCAGTACTTCGTAAGTGGGCCCAGGGCATCAACACCTTGTCGTTTACTTGGTGAGACGTGTTCATTGCACTGCTGTACGGTCAAAATTCATAGCTTGCATGGTAAAGTGGAGGCAATTTGTGGTGTCTTAAATTAAAACATGCCTTCAAGTCAGCTGTTTCGCCGCATCAATGCCCTAGCATGAAACTTCCTTAAATTCTGTCAAAATTATCTATTTCCCTAATCAAGGTATAAAATTCCCTGATGTAGGGAAATTTTCTTAGAGTTGCTAGCATTGCGCTGGCGACATCTGGTGATAATACCTCATGCAAATCCGCctggatatttatttatttattatttatgagAAATTACACTCAAAGCCAGAGAGCATTACAGAAATGAATGGTTATTACATACAGTAGTTCGCAGAAAATACAAGTTTAAGAAAGAAAAGCATCTTGGAAGACACTGTTGAAGTTGGTGTCAGTAATGGCAGCGACGGAGGCACCCCGGTGGTTCCAATCAGTTTGGTTTTGGGGATGAAAGAGTCATTAAACAGGTTAGTTCGACAAGATGCTCACAACCTTACATTTGTGAGCGTGGTATGAGCATGTGGTGCTACATTTATGAAATGCATTGTGTTCTGTCGCCCTGCGTGTTGCCTCATGCTCTGGGAGCTGCTTTGGCCACCAGAAGCACATTCTACATAAGTGTCTTGACCTCTGTATGGtgtggtccactgttaaagggaaacACACTAATCTATGGCTCTCACTTTGCTTGTGCTCTAGGGGCAAGTGCTGGCTGAAGCTGTGCCAATGTATTGCGCAGGTGCGTAGTAAGGTGCCCAGCGCCACAAACCACAAGTCATCTGTTGCTAAGCCGAGTGATTGCACACTTGCCAGAAGGGAAAATTTGAGCATGATCTAGACTCACGTTTTCTCTTGAACAGTGGAACACACTGTTACATATGTGGACAGGCTGAACAATTCAAGATGCACTTTGCTCTCTGTGTGGTGTCAAGAGTCGCAGCACTGCCTTGttggtgtcttttttttctttcagtagcTGATGGTGACAAGACTGATGGGACTGAAGAGGCGTGCACCTCGGCAGTAGACAGGCATGAAAGTGAGACCGGTGACAGTCCCAAACAGGCATCAGTCACTGACGAACAAGACGACGAGGAAGGGCAACCGCTTGAGATTGACCTTTCTGCACCGGAGACGGGTTCTGAAAATTCGGTTAAGATGAAAGCGCCTGACGAGCAGAAGGACAGTAAAGCAGAACTGCTTGAAATAAACCTTGCCACTAGTGAAACCTCTACTGGTGGTGGAAAAGAAGTGAGCCGTCCAAGCAAGCAGGAAAGGAAAAGATGTCATAcagttgaagaagaagacgctATCGCCAGTGATTGTGACGAAGTTGAAATGATAAATTCTGGTGCCAGTGAGGAGCCTGAAGTTTTTTCGACGGAAGACCCTTGGCCTATCACTGAGTCACTGCAGCTCTTCTTTGAAGAGGCAAGTTTGCTCACAGTTTCTTCATTGCATATATTAGTGTGCGTAAGCAGCTTTGGTCTATGCATATTTGTGTGTGTTTACATGCGCACATTTGCATAAAAACTCATACATATGTACAACCACTGCTAGCATAGTGTATCACTGTCAATGCTGGGGACTAGAGGATCTTCACGCTGCTCAGACACTTTTTGTTTTACATGTTTTATTTTAGTAAATCACCGCAGCGTCAGGTAAATTTGAATTTCGATGTAGATGTTGTTTCACTTGCATTTATGTCAGTAATAATTGTTTAAAGAATTTCATCTTTTATACAAGCGTAATGACTGAACGTGCCCAAAGTGAGATAC is a window of Dermacentor silvarum isolate Dsil-2018 chromosome 4, BIME_Dsil_1.4, whole genome shotgun sequence DNA encoding:
- the LOC119450675 gene encoding uncharacterized protein LOC119450675 isoform X2 — encoded protein: MAATVLFEIKKKSRSPLTKKSPFPLVFHLGTEKSSIVTWQIYRGVLKPDGVVVTSQEDMKNLYHMGYFGKGTLSRSAPRFNADYSAEDPIEERAMSFHRYQRHKQLREKAEAEGTLESNCNLDPPKVILVKLPGTEEKKESSSDVTVISETGLRRPVPRILARAKNLKRKDREDGDAADTHDCPRESEDNASDGKVGDNEGSDNGATSEKICSIDEGSDQEAANEGTGSAEAGNEDPDIFECDSSGEQITKSGEDCAELSSVEPQNDDDGSNDIIEVDSQTGTEVVGEDDKSTAADESQDKKADGDKTDGTEEACTSAVDRHESETGDSPKQASVTDEQDDEEGQPLEIDLSAPETGSENSVKMKAPDEQKDSKAELLEINLATSETSTGGGKEVSRPSKQERKRCHTVEEEDAIASDCDEVEMINSGASEEPEVFSTEDPWPITESLQLFFEEAYFLSYGLGCLIVKDGDEDLELLKLWQRLCGLCDNFPARYAAYHHFRSKGWVVRSGAKFAADYLLYKDGPPFYHASFSVIVRSVWADTLEEQPDHRLQSWPTLSGLIRVNGNASKAVLLCHVIMPRDADLTTPHVLRSFKIQELLVRRWIVSEEREKRDDAS
- the LOC119450675 gene encoding tRNA-splicing endonuclease subunit Sen2 isoform X1, coding for MAATVLFEIKKKSRSPLTKKSPFPLVFHLGTEKSSIVTWQIYRGVLKPDGVVVTSQEDMKNLYHMGYFGKGTLSRSAPRFNADYSAEDPIEERAMSFHRYQRHKQLREKAEAEGTLESNCNLDPPKVILVKLPGTEEKKESSSDVTVISETGLRRPVPRILARAKNLKRKDREDGDAADTHDCPRESEDNASDGKVGDNEGSDNGATSEKICSIDEGSDQEAANEGTGSAEAGNEDPDIFECDSSGEQITKSGEDCAELSSVEPQNDDDGSNDIIEVDSQTGTEVVGEDDKSTAADESQDKKVADGDKTDGTEEACTSAVDRHESETGDSPKQASVTDEQDDEEGQPLEIDLSAPETGSENSVKMKAPDEQKDSKAELLEINLATSETSTGGGKEVSRPSKQERKRCHTVEEEDAIASDCDEVEMINSGASEEPEVFSTEDPWPITESLQLFFEEAYFLSYGLGCLIVKDGDEDLELLKLWQRLCGLCDNFPARYAAYHHFRSKGWVVRSGAKFAADYLLYKDGPPFYHASFSVIVRSVWADTLEEQPDHRLQSWPTLSGLIRVNGNASKAVLLCHVIMPRDADLTTPHVLRSFKIQELLVRRWIVSEEREKRDDAS